One segment of Macaca fascicularis isolate 582-1 chromosome 4, T2T-MFA8v1.1 DNA contains the following:
- the BAG6 gene encoding large proline-rich protein BAG6 isoform X21 gives MEPNDSTSTSVEEPDSLEVLVKTLDSQTRTFIVGAQMNVKEFKEHIAASVSIPSEKQRLIYQGRVLQDDKKLQEYNVGGKVIHLVERAPPQTQLPSGASSGTGSASATHGGGPSPGTRGPGASVHDRNANSYVMVGTFNLPSDGSAVDVHINMEQAPIQSEPRVRLVMAQHMIRDIQTLLSRMECRGGPQPQHSQPPPQPPAVTQEPVALSSQTSEPVESEAPPREPMEAEEVEERAPAQNPELTPGPAPAGPTPAPETNAPNHPSPAEYVEVLQELQRLESRLQPFLQRYYEVLGAAATTDYNNNHEGREEDQRLINLVGESLRLLGNTFVALSDLRCNLACAPPRHLHVVRPMSHYTTPMVLQQAAIPIQINVGTTVTMTGNGTRPPPTPNAEAPPPGPGQASSTAPSSTNVESSAEGAPPPGPAPPPATSHPRVIRISHQSVEPVVMMHMNIQDSGTQPGGVPSAPTGPLGPPGHGQTLGQQVPGFPTAPTRVVIARPTPPQARPSHPGGPPVSGTLGAGLGTNASLAQMVSGLVGQLLMQPVLVAQGTPGMAPPPAPATASASAGTTNTATTAGPAPGGPAQPPPTPQPSTADLQFSQLLGNLLGPAGPGAGGPGVASPTITVAMPGVPAFLQGMTDFLQATQTAPPPPPPPPPPQPAPEQQTMPPPSSPSGGAGSPGGLGLESLSPEFFTSVVQGVLSSLLGSLGARAGSSESIAAFIQRLSGSSNIFEPGADGALGFFGALLSLLCQNFSMVDVVMLLHGHFQPLQRLQPQLRSFFHQHYLGGQEPTPSNIRMATHTLITGLEEYVRESFSLVQVQPGVDIIRTNLEFLQEQFNSIAAHVLHCTDSGFGARLLELCNQGLFECLALNLHCLGGQQMELAAVINGRIRRMSRGVNPSLVSWLTTMMGLRLQVVLEHMPVGPDAILRYVRRVGDPPQRENASPAPGTTAEEAMSRGPPPAPEGGSRDEQDGASAETEPWAAAVPPEWVPIIQQDIQSQRKVKPQPPLSDAYLSGMPAKRRKLRSDIQKRLQEDPNYSPQRFPNAHRAFADDP, from the exons ATGAATGTAAAAGAGTTTAAGGAGCACATTGCTGCCTCTGTCAGCATCCCGTCTGAAAAACAACGGCTCATTTACCAGGGACGAGTTCTGCAAGATGATAAGAAGCTCCAGGAATACA ATGTTGGGGGAAAGGTTATCCACCTGGTGGAACGGGCTCCTCCTCAGACTCAGCTCCCTTCTGGGGCATCTTCTGGGACGGGGTCTGCCTCAGCCACTCATGGTGGGGGACCCTCGCCTGGTACTCGGGGGCCTGGGGCCTCTGTTCATGACCGGAATGCCAACAGCTATGTCATGGTTGGAACCTTCAATCTTCCT AGTGACGGCTCTGCTGTGGATGTTCACATCAACATGGAACAGGCCCCGATTCAG AGTGAGCCCCGGGTACGGCTGGTGATGGCTCAACACATGATCAGGGATATACAGACCTTACTATCCCGGATGGAG TGTCGAGGAGGACCCCAACCGCAGCATAGTCAGCCACCCCCGCAGCCACCAGCTGTGACCCAGGAGCCAGTAGCCTTGAGCTCTCAAACATCAGAACCAGTTGAAAGTGAAGCACCTCCTCGGGAGCCCATGGAGGCAGAAGAAGTGGAGGAGCGTGCCCCAGCCCAGAACCCGGAGCTCACTCCTGGTCCAGCCCCAGCGGGCCCAACACCTGCCCCGGAAACAAACGCACCCAA CCATCCTTCCCCTGCGGAGTATGTGGAGGTGCTCCAAGAGCTCCAGCGGCTGGAGAGTCGCCTCCAGCCCTTCTTGCAGCGCTACTACGAGGTTCTGGGTGCTGCTGCCACCACGGACTATAATAACAAT CACGAGGGCCGGGAGGAGGATCAGCGGTTGATCAACTTGGTGGGGGAGAGCCTGCGACTGCTGGGCAACACCTTTGTTGCACTGTCTGACCTGCGCTGCAATCTGGCCTGTGCGCCCCCACGACACCTGCATGTAGTCCGGCCTATGTCTCACTACACCACCCCCATGGTGCTCCAGCAGGCAGCCATTCCCATACAG ATCaacgtgggaaccactgtgaccaTGACAGGAAATGGGACTCGGCCCCCCCCAACTCCCAATGCGGAGGCACCTCCCCCTGGTCCTGGGCAGGCCTCGTCCACGGCTCCATCTTCTACCAATGTCGAGTCCTCAGCTGAGGGGGCTCCCCCTCCAGGTCCAGCTCCCCCGCCAGCCACCAGCCACCCGAGGGTCATCCGGATTTCCCACCAGAGCGTGGAACCCGTGGTCATGATGCACATGAACATTCAAG ATTCTGGCACACAGCCTGGTGGTGTTCCGAGTGCTCCCACTGGCCCCCTGGGGCCCCCTGGTCATGGCCAAACCCTGG GACAGCAGGTACCAGGCTTCCCAACAGCTCCAACCCGGGTGGTGATTGCCCGGCCCACTCCTCCACAGGCTCGGCCTTCTCATCCTGGAGGGCCCCCAGTCTCTGGGACACTG GGCGCCGGGCTGGGTACCAATGCTTCGTTGGCCCAGATGGTGAGCGGCCTTGTGGGGCAGCTTCTTATGCAGCCAGTCCTTGTGG CTCAGGGGACTCCAGGAATGGCTCCACCACCAGCCCCTGCCACTGCTTCTGCCAGTGCTGGCACCACCAACACAGCTACCACAGCTGGCCCCGCCCCTGGGGGGCCTGCCCAGCCTCCACCCACCCCTCAACCCTCCACGGCTGATCTTCAGTTCTCTCAGCTTCTGGGGAACCTGCTAGGGCCTGCCGGACCAGGGGCTGGAGGGCCTGGTGTGGCTTCTCCCACTATCACTGTGGCGATGCCTGGTGTCCCTGCCTTTCTCCAGGGCATGACTGACTTCTTGCAG GCAACACAGACAGCCCCtccaccacccccacctcctccacccccacAACCTGCCCCAGAGCAGCAGACCATGCCCCCACCAAGCTCCCCTTCTGGTGGGGCAGGGAGTCCTGGAGGCCTGGGTCTTGAGAGCCTATCACCGGAGTTTTTTACCTCAGTGGTGCAGGGTGTGCTGAGCTCCCTGCTGGGCTCCTTGGGGGCTCGGGCTGGCAGCAGTGAAAGTATTGCTGCCTTCATACAACGCCTCAGTGGATCCAGCAACATCTTTGAGCCTGGAGCTGATGGGGCCCTTG GATTCTTTGGGGCCCTGCTCTCTCTTCTGTGCCAGAACTTCTCTATGGTGGACGTAGTGATGCTTCTCCATGGGCATTTTCAGCCACTACAACGGCTGCAACCCCAGCTGCGATCCTTCTTCCACCAACACTACCTGGGTGGTCAGGAGCCCACCCCCAGTAACATCCGG ATGGCAACCCACACATTGATCACGGGTCTAGAAGAGTATGTGCGGGAGAGTTTT TCCTTGGTGCAGGTTCAGCCAGGTGTGGACATCATCCGGACAAACCTGGAATTTCTCCAAGAGCAGTTTAATAGCATTGCTGCTCATGTGCTGCATTGCACAG ATAGTGGATTTGGGGCCCGGTTGCTGGAGTTGTGTAACCAAGGCCTGTTTGAATGCCTGGCCCTGAACCTGCATTGCTTGGGGGGACAGCAGATGGAGCTTGCTGCTGTTATCAATGGCCGAATT CGTCGTATGTCTCGCGGGGTGAATCCCTCCTTGGTGAGCTGGCTGACCACTATGATGGGACTGAGGCTTCAGGTGGTACTGGAGCACATGCCCGTAGGTCCTGATGCCATTCTCAGATACGTTCGCAGGGTTGGTGATCCCCCCCAG CGGGAGAAtgcttccccagcccctggaacAACAGCAGAAGAGGCCATGTCCCGAGGTCCACCTCCTGCTCCTGAGGGGGGCTCCCGGGATGAACAGGATGGAGCTTCAGCTGAGACAGAACCTTGGGCAGCTGCAGTGCCCCCA GAATGGGTCCCTATTATCCAGCAGGACATTCAGAGCCAGCGGAAGGTGAAACCGCAGCCCCCTCTGAGTGATGCCTACCTCAGTGGTATGCCTGCCAAGAGACGCAAG cTCCGGTCCGATATACAAAAACGACTGCAGGAAGACCCCAACTACAGTCCCCAGCGCTTCCCCAATGCCCACCGGGCCTTTGCTGATGATCCTTAG
- the BAG6 gene encoding large proline-rich protein BAG6 isoform X3: MEPNDSTSTSVEEPDSLEVLVKTLDSQTRTFIVGAQMNVKEFKEHIAASVSIPSEKQRLIYQGRVLQDDKKLQEYNVGGKVIHLVERAPPQTQLPSGASSGTGSASATHGGGPSPGTRGPGASVHDRNANSYVMVGTFNLPSEPRVRLVMAQHMIRDIQTLLSRMECRGGPQPQHSQPPPQPPAVTQEPVALSSQTSEPVESEAPPREPMEAEEVEERAPAQNPELTPGPAPAGPTPAPETNAPNHPSPAEYVEVLQELQRLESRLQPFLQRYYEVLGAAATTDYNNNHEGREEDQRLINLVGESLRLLGNTFVALSDLRCNLACAPPRHLHVVRPMSHYTTPMVLQQAAIPIQINVGTTVTMTGNGTRPPPTPNAEAPPPGPGQASSTAPSSTNVESSAEGAPPPGPAPPPATSHPRVIRISHQSVEPVVMMHMNIQDSGTQPGGVPSAPTGPLGPPGHGQTLGSTLIQLPSLPPEFMHAVAHQITHQAMVAAVASAAAGQQVPGFPTAPTRVVIARPTPPQARPSHPGGPPVSGTLQGAGLGTNASLAQMVSGLVGQLLMQPVLVAQGTPGMAPPPAPATASASAGTTNTATTAGPAPGGPAQPPPTPQPSTADLQFSQLLGNLLGPAGPGAGGPGVASPTITVAMPGVPAFLQGMTDFLQATQTAPPPPPPPPPPQPAPEQQTMPPPSSPSGGAGSPGGLGLESLSPEFFTSVVQGVLSSLLGSLGARAGSSESIAAFIQRLSGSSNIFEPGADGALGFFGALLSLLCQNFSMVDVVMLLHGHFQPLQRLQPQLRSFFHQHYLGGQEPTPSNIRMATHTLITGLEEYVRESFSLVQVQPGVDIIRTNLEFLQEQFNSIAAHVLHCTDSGFGARLLELCNQGLFECLALNLHCLGGQQMELAAVINGRIRRMSRGVNPSLVSWLTTMMGLRLQVVLEHMPVGPDAILRYVRRVGDPPQPLPEEPMEVQGAERASPEPQRENASPAPGTTAEEAMSRGPPPAPEGGSRDEQDGASAETEPWAAAVPPEWVPIIQQDIQSQRKVKPQPPLSDAYLSGMPAKRRKTMQGEGPQLLLSEAVSRAAKAAGARPLTSPESLSRDLEAPEVQESYRQQLRSDIQKRLQEDPNYSPQRFPNAHRAFADDP, from the exons ATGAATGTAAAAGAGTTTAAGGAGCACATTGCTGCCTCTGTCAGCATCCCGTCTGAAAAACAACGGCTCATTTACCAGGGACGAGTTCTGCAAGATGATAAGAAGCTCCAGGAATACA ATGTTGGGGGAAAGGTTATCCACCTGGTGGAACGGGCTCCTCCTCAGACTCAGCTCCCTTCTGGGGCATCTTCTGGGACGGGGTCTGCCTCAGCCACTCATGGTGGGGGACCCTCGCCTGGTACTCGGGGGCCTGGGGCCTCTGTTCATGACCGGAATGCCAACAGCTATGTCATGGTTGGAACCTTCAATCTTCCT AGTGAGCCCCGGGTACGGCTGGTGATGGCTCAACACATGATCAGGGATATACAGACCTTACTATCCCGGATGGAG TGTCGAGGAGGACCCCAACCGCAGCATAGTCAGCCACCCCCGCAGCCACCAGCTGTGACCCAGGAGCCAGTAGCCTTGAGCTCTCAAACATCAGAACCAGTTGAAAGTGAAGCACCTCCTCGGGAGCCCATGGAGGCAGAAGAAGTGGAGGAGCGTGCCCCAGCCCAGAACCCGGAGCTCACTCCTGGTCCAGCCCCAGCGGGCCCAACACCTGCCCCGGAAACAAACGCACCCAA CCATCCTTCCCCTGCGGAGTATGTGGAGGTGCTCCAAGAGCTCCAGCGGCTGGAGAGTCGCCTCCAGCCCTTCTTGCAGCGCTACTACGAGGTTCTGGGTGCTGCTGCCACCACGGACTATAATAACAAT CACGAGGGCCGGGAGGAGGATCAGCGGTTGATCAACTTGGTGGGGGAGAGCCTGCGACTGCTGGGCAACACCTTTGTTGCACTGTCTGACCTGCGCTGCAATCTGGCCTGTGCGCCCCCACGACACCTGCATGTAGTCCGGCCTATGTCTCACTACACCACCCCCATGGTGCTCCAGCAGGCAGCCATTCCCATACAG ATCaacgtgggaaccactgtgaccaTGACAGGAAATGGGACTCGGCCCCCCCCAACTCCCAATGCGGAGGCACCTCCCCCTGGTCCTGGGCAGGCCTCGTCCACGGCTCCATCTTCTACCAATGTCGAGTCCTCAGCTGAGGGGGCTCCCCCTCCAGGTCCAGCTCCCCCGCCAGCCACCAGCCACCCGAGGGTCATCCGGATTTCCCACCAGAGCGTGGAACCCGTGGTCATGATGCACATGAACATTCAAG ATTCTGGCACACAGCCTGGTGGTGTTCCGAGTGCTCCCACTGGCCCCCTGGGGCCCCCTGGTCATGGCCAAACCCTGG GCTCCACCCTCATCCAgctgccctccctgccccctgAGTTCATGCACGCCGTCGCCCACCAGATCACTCATCAGGCCATGGTGGCAGCTGTTGCCTCCGCGGCCGCAG GACAGCAGGTACCAGGCTTCCCAACAGCTCCAACCCGGGTGGTGATTGCCCGGCCCACTCCTCCACAGGCTCGGCCTTCTCATCCTGGAGGGCCCCCAGTCTCTGGGACACTG CAGGGCGCCGGGCTGGGTACCAATGCTTCGTTGGCCCAGATGGTGAGCGGCCTTGTGGGGCAGCTTCTTATGCAGCCAGTCCTTGTGG CTCAGGGGACTCCAGGAATGGCTCCACCACCAGCCCCTGCCACTGCTTCTGCCAGTGCTGGCACCACCAACACAGCTACCACAGCTGGCCCCGCCCCTGGGGGGCCTGCCCAGCCTCCACCCACCCCTCAACCCTCCACGGCTGATCTTCAGTTCTCTCAGCTTCTGGGGAACCTGCTAGGGCCTGCCGGACCAGGGGCTGGAGGGCCTGGTGTGGCTTCTCCCACTATCACTGTGGCGATGCCTGGTGTCCCTGCCTTTCTCCAGGGCATGACTGACTTCTTGCAG GCAACACAGACAGCCCCtccaccacccccacctcctccacccccacAACCTGCCCCAGAGCAGCAGACCATGCCCCCACCAAGCTCCCCTTCTGGTGGGGCAGGGAGTCCTGGAGGCCTGGGTCTTGAGAGCCTATCACCGGAGTTTTTTACCTCAGTGGTGCAGGGTGTGCTGAGCTCCCTGCTGGGCTCCTTGGGGGCTCGGGCTGGCAGCAGTGAAAGTATTGCTGCCTTCATACAACGCCTCAGTGGATCCAGCAACATCTTTGAGCCTGGAGCTGATGGGGCCCTTG GATTCTTTGGGGCCCTGCTCTCTCTTCTGTGCCAGAACTTCTCTATGGTGGACGTAGTGATGCTTCTCCATGGGCATTTTCAGCCACTACAACGGCTGCAACCCCAGCTGCGATCCTTCTTCCACCAACACTACCTGGGTGGTCAGGAGCCCACCCCCAGTAACATCCGG ATGGCAACCCACACATTGATCACGGGTCTAGAAGAGTATGTGCGGGAGAGTTTT TCCTTGGTGCAGGTTCAGCCAGGTGTGGACATCATCCGGACAAACCTGGAATTTCTCCAAGAGCAGTTTAATAGCATTGCTGCTCATGTGCTGCATTGCACAG ATAGTGGATTTGGGGCCCGGTTGCTGGAGTTGTGTAACCAAGGCCTGTTTGAATGCCTGGCCCTGAACCTGCATTGCTTGGGGGGACAGCAGATGGAGCTTGCTGCTGTTATCAATGGCCGAATT CGTCGTATGTCTCGCGGGGTGAATCCCTCCTTGGTGAGCTGGCTGACCACTATGATGGGACTGAGGCTTCAGGTGGTACTGGAGCACATGCCCGTAGGTCCTGATGCCATTCTCAGATACGTTCGCAGGGTTGGTGATCCCCCCCAG CCTCTTCCTGAGGAGCCAATGGAAGTTCAGGGAGCAGAAAGAGCTTCCCCTGAGCCTCAG CGGGAGAAtgcttccccagcccctggaacAACAGCAGAAGAGGCCATGTCCCGAGGTCCACCTCCTGCTCCTGAGGGGGGCTCCCGGGATGAACAGGATGGAGCTTCAGCTGAGACAGAACCTTGGGCAGCTGCAGTGCCCCCA GAATGGGTCCCTATTATCCAGCAGGACATTCAGAGCCAGCGGAAGGTGAAACCGCAGCCCCCTCTGAGTGATGCCTACCTCAGTGGTATGCCTGCCAAGAGACGCAAG ACGATGCAGGGTGAGGGCCCCCAGCTGCTTCTCTCAGAGGCTGTGAGCCGGGCAGCTAAGGCAGCCGGAGCTAGGCCCCTGACGAGCCCCGAGAGCCTGAGCCGGGACCTGGAGGCACCAGAGGTTCAGGAGAGCTACAGGCAGCAG cTCCGGTCCGATATACAAAAACGACTGCAGGAAGACCCCAACTACAGTCCCCAGCGCTTCCCCAATGCCCACCGGGCCTTTGCTGATGATCCTTAG
- the BAG6 gene encoding large proline-rich protein BAG6 isoform X18, with product MEPNDSTSTSVEEPDSLEVLVKTLDSQTRTFIVGAQMNVKEFKEHIAASVSIPSEKQRLIYQGRVLQDDKKLQEYNVGGKVIHLVERAPPQTQLPSGASSGTGSASATHGGGPSPGTRGPGASVHDRNANSYVMVGTFNLPSDGSAVDVHINMEQAPIQSEPRVRLVMAQHMIRDIQTLLSRMECRGGPQPQHSQPPPQPPAVTQEPVALSSQTSEPVESEAPPREPMEAEEVEERAPAQNPELTPGPAPAGPTPAPETNAPNHPSPAEYVEVLQELQRLESRLQPFLQRYYEVLGAAATTDYNNNHEGREEDQRLINLVGESLRLLGNTFVALSDLRCNLACAPPRHLHVVRPMSHYTTPMVLQQAAIPIQINVGTTVTMTGNGTRPPPTPNAEAPPPGPGQASSTAPSSTNVESSAEGAPPPGPAPPPATSHPRVIRISHQSVEPVVMMHMNIQDSGTQPGGVPSAPTGPLGPPGHGQTLGQQVPGFPTAPTRVVIARPTPPQARPSHPGGPPVSGTLQGAGLGTNASLAQMVSGLVGQLLMQPVLVAQGTPGMAPPPAPATASASAGTTNTATTAGPAPGGPAQPPPTPQPSTADLQFSQLLGNLLGPAGPGAGGPGVASPTITVAMPGVPAFLQGMTDFLQATQTAPPPPPPPPPPQPAPEQQTMPPPSSPSGGAGSPGGLGLESLSPEFFTSVVQGVLSSLLGSLGARAGSSESIAAFIQRLSGSSNIFEPGADGALGFFGALLSLLCQNFSMVDVVMLLHGHFQPLQRLQPQLRSFFHQHYLGGQEPTPSNIRMATHTLITGLEEYVRESFSLVQVQPGVDIIRTNLEFLQEQFNSIAAHVLHCTDSGFGARLLELCNQGLFECLALNLHCLGGQQMELAAVINGRIRRMSRGVNPSLVSWLTTMMGLRLQVVLEHMPVGPDAILRYVRRVGDPPQPLPEEPMEVQGAERASPEPQRENASPAPGTTAEEAMSRGPPPAPEGGSRDEQDGASAETEPWAAAVPPEWVPIIQQDIQSQRKVKPQPPLSDAYLSGMPAKRRKLRSDIQKRLQEDPNYSPQRFPNAHRAFADDP from the exons ATGAATGTAAAAGAGTTTAAGGAGCACATTGCTGCCTCTGTCAGCATCCCGTCTGAAAAACAACGGCTCATTTACCAGGGACGAGTTCTGCAAGATGATAAGAAGCTCCAGGAATACA ATGTTGGGGGAAAGGTTATCCACCTGGTGGAACGGGCTCCTCCTCAGACTCAGCTCCCTTCTGGGGCATCTTCTGGGACGGGGTCTGCCTCAGCCACTCATGGTGGGGGACCCTCGCCTGGTACTCGGGGGCCTGGGGCCTCTGTTCATGACCGGAATGCCAACAGCTATGTCATGGTTGGAACCTTCAATCTTCCT AGTGACGGCTCTGCTGTGGATGTTCACATCAACATGGAACAGGCCCCGATTCAG AGTGAGCCCCGGGTACGGCTGGTGATGGCTCAACACATGATCAGGGATATACAGACCTTACTATCCCGGATGGAG TGTCGAGGAGGACCCCAACCGCAGCATAGTCAGCCACCCCCGCAGCCACCAGCTGTGACCCAGGAGCCAGTAGCCTTGAGCTCTCAAACATCAGAACCAGTTGAAAGTGAAGCACCTCCTCGGGAGCCCATGGAGGCAGAAGAAGTGGAGGAGCGTGCCCCAGCCCAGAACCCGGAGCTCACTCCTGGTCCAGCCCCAGCGGGCCCAACACCTGCCCCGGAAACAAACGCACCCAA CCATCCTTCCCCTGCGGAGTATGTGGAGGTGCTCCAAGAGCTCCAGCGGCTGGAGAGTCGCCTCCAGCCCTTCTTGCAGCGCTACTACGAGGTTCTGGGTGCTGCTGCCACCACGGACTATAATAACAAT CACGAGGGCCGGGAGGAGGATCAGCGGTTGATCAACTTGGTGGGGGAGAGCCTGCGACTGCTGGGCAACACCTTTGTTGCACTGTCTGACCTGCGCTGCAATCTGGCCTGTGCGCCCCCACGACACCTGCATGTAGTCCGGCCTATGTCTCACTACACCACCCCCATGGTGCTCCAGCAGGCAGCCATTCCCATACAG ATCaacgtgggaaccactgtgaccaTGACAGGAAATGGGACTCGGCCCCCCCCAACTCCCAATGCGGAGGCACCTCCCCCTGGTCCTGGGCAGGCCTCGTCCACGGCTCCATCTTCTACCAATGTCGAGTCCTCAGCTGAGGGGGCTCCCCCTCCAGGTCCAGCTCCCCCGCCAGCCACCAGCCACCCGAGGGTCATCCGGATTTCCCACCAGAGCGTGGAACCCGTGGTCATGATGCACATGAACATTCAAG ATTCTGGCACACAGCCTGGTGGTGTTCCGAGTGCTCCCACTGGCCCCCTGGGGCCCCCTGGTCATGGCCAAACCCTGG GACAGCAGGTACCAGGCTTCCCAACAGCTCCAACCCGGGTGGTGATTGCCCGGCCCACTCCTCCACAGGCTCGGCCTTCTCATCCTGGAGGGCCCCCAGTCTCTGGGACACTG CAGGGCGCCGGGCTGGGTACCAATGCTTCGTTGGCCCAGATGGTGAGCGGCCTTGTGGGGCAGCTTCTTATGCAGCCAGTCCTTGTGG CTCAGGGGACTCCAGGAATGGCTCCACCACCAGCCCCTGCCACTGCTTCTGCCAGTGCTGGCACCACCAACACAGCTACCACAGCTGGCCCCGCCCCTGGGGGGCCTGCCCAGCCTCCACCCACCCCTCAACCCTCCACGGCTGATCTTCAGTTCTCTCAGCTTCTGGGGAACCTGCTAGGGCCTGCCGGACCAGGGGCTGGAGGGCCTGGTGTGGCTTCTCCCACTATCACTGTGGCGATGCCTGGTGTCCCTGCCTTTCTCCAGGGCATGACTGACTTCTTGCAG GCAACACAGACAGCCCCtccaccacccccacctcctccacccccacAACCTGCCCCAGAGCAGCAGACCATGCCCCCACCAAGCTCCCCTTCTGGTGGGGCAGGGAGTCCTGGAGGCCTGGGTCTTGAGAGCCTATCACCGGAGTTTTTTACCTCAGTGGTGCAGGGTGTGCTGAGCTCCCTGCTGGGCTCCTTGGGGGCTCGGGCTGGCAGCAGTGAAAGTATTGCTGCCTTCATACAACGCCTCAGTGGATCCAGCAACATCTTTGAGCCTGGAGCTGATGGGGCCCTTG GATTCTTTGGGGCCCTGCTCTCTCTTCTGTGCCAGAACTTCTCTATGGTGGACGTAGTGATGCTTCTCCATGGGCATTTTCAGCCACTACAACGGCTGCAACCCCAGCTGCGATCCTTCTTCCACCAACACTACCTGGGTGGTCAGGAGCCCACCCCCAGTAACATCCGG ATGGCAACCCACACATTGATCACGGGTCTAGAAGAGTATGTGCGGGAGAGTTTT TCCTTGGTGCAGGTTCAGCCAGGTGTGGACATCATCCGGACAAACCTGGAATTTCTCCAAGAGCAGTTTAATAGCATTGCTGCTCATGTGCTGCATTGCACAG ATAGTGGATTTGGGGCCCGGTTGCTGGAGTTGTGTAACCAAGGCCTGTTTGAATGCCTGGCCCTGAACCTGCATTGCTTGGGGGGACAGCAGATGGAGCTTGCTGCTGTTATCAATGGCCGAATT CGTCGTATGTCTCGCGGGGTGAATCCCTCCTTGGTGAGCTGGCTGACCACTATGATGGGACTGAGGCTTCAGGTGGTACTGGAGCACATGCCCGTAGGTCCTGATGCCATTCTCAGATACGTTCGCAGGGTTGGTGATCCCCCCCAG CCTCTTCCTGAGGAGCCAATGGAAGTTCAGGGAGCAGAAAGAGCTTCCCCTGAGCCTCAG CGGGAGAAtgcttccccagcccctggaacAACAGCAGAAGAGGCCATGTCCCGAGGTCCACCTCCTGCTCCTGAGGGGGGCTCCCGGGATGAACAGGATGGAGCTTCAGCTGAGACAGAACCTTGGGCAGCTGCAGTGCCCCCA GAATGGGTCCCTATTATCCAGCAGGACATTCAGAGCCAGCGGAAGGTGAAACCGCAGCCCCCTCTGAGTGATGCCTACCTCAGTGGTATGCCTGCCAAGAGACGCAAG cTCCGGTCCGATATACAAAAACGACTGCAGGAAGACCCCAACTACAGTCCCCAGCGCTTCCCCAATGCCCACCGGGCCTTTGCTGATGATCCTTAG